The Setaria viridis chromosome 9, Setaria_viridis_v4.0, whole genome shotgun sequence sequence TTGAAGTAAATTATTTTTACAGATATTATTAGTCAAAGTTAGAAATGTTTGACTTCTGAAAAAgttaaacgtagctatattccgggacggagggagtacgaataattaaataattagATGGGTGGAAGTTTGATCGCAATTATTTTCTGGTTGATTTCAAGCTTCACACATAGCGGTAGGAAACACACTCTACAATCCCTCGATGATAAAAAGAAATTGCAAGATAAATCTAGGACTATAAGGCTTTTAACCTTTGTGAACATCTGATGCACGTCCAAGAACATGACAGAGAATTATATGTTGTAGCAAACTGCACTATTTATCTTACTCTAATAACCTCAACAATAAAAAGTAAATATTTATATGCGGCACTGTCAATGCGACGCGGCCGAAACAGCTCTAATGACCAAAAGGGCCGAAACAGCTCACCAAATATAGGCCGGCTCAGGTGGTGGCCTAGGCCTCTCTCTCGGCGATGCGGCCCGTGTCCGACACCGATTAGGATCACGAGCCCACAGCTTATAAATCCACAGACCCTGGCTTCGGTCgtgcatccatccatccctgCTCTCCCGTCCTTTTGCCGCGATTCCTCGCCATTCGCGTTCTTCCGACTTGCCCCCCAGATCGTCGCCGCTTCCACTACCGCGGCCGCGCCAtggaggagaagaacaagcTGTCAATATCCATCGCCTGCAAGCTCCGGCCTGCCAAGCCCCcctcccgccccgccgccgccgacgatggCCCCAagcccgcgcccaccgcccaGTTCGTCACCGAGTTCGACCCGTCCCCGACCCTacccccggccgcggcgcccgtcgtcgtcccgccgctcCCCAACTCGGTCAACTTCGGCCCTCGCAAGCCATCCTCCCTCACCACGTCCCAGGAGgaggccgccctcgccgcgcaaTCCCCTGCCTGCTACGGCGGCCCCGCCTTCGTCCTCGACAATCCGGGTGCGAGTGCCCGGGTAGACCCGCGTCGTAACATTTCTAAACGTTTTATTCTTCTTAATAAAAAAGATACGTAGCTCTCCTACATATTCTCGGGAAAAAAAATCCCCAACGACGACCCCCCTCCTCCTGCACCTTCTACGGCCTCACCCTACCCGACGCCGCTGTGGCGCTCCTTGCTGGATATGGCTGGTCCGAAGGCCAGTGTGTCGGTAAGAGCCACAGGGACAGGAAGGAAGATACCAAGGCCGCCGATCGCCACCGTGCTGGCAAACACGGGTTTGGCTACAACCCCTCCGAGCTTGACCCTCGGAAATCTCGCTCCGGCGAATGGACATTTGCCGCTAATAACAAAATGACGGGGAATGGAACCGCGAGGAAGAGAGGTAGAGACGCTAGCGACACAACGGAGGAGAAGGATCGCAATGCCGGCCGCCGGCATAACAAGATCTCTGGTGAGAAAAGGTCTAGGACGACGACGAAGGCTTGCGAGGAGGAGAGAGACGGCGGCCAGGGCAACAAGGCGCTGTGGCTGCAGAGCCATATCAGGGTCCGGGTTGTTAGCGAGAAGCTGGGCAAACGGCTGTACCTGATGAAGGGGAAGGTCGTCGACGTGGTGGCGCCGACGGCTTGCGACGTTGTGATGGACGATGACTTGGAGCTCGTGCAGGGTGTCGAGCAAGGTATGCTTGAGACAGTGCTGCCCCGGACGAACGGCCGGGTGCTCGTGCTCTACGGGAAGCACAAGGGTGTGCGTGGGCGCCTGGTGGAGAAGGATTCCGAGGAGGAGGTTGGATTGGTGGAGGATGCAGATTCGAAGGCTGTGGTACGCGTTAGGTTTGACCAGATGGCAGAGTACACCGTTGACTTGCAGTTGCTTGGCTACTGAATAATTTCTTTCGAGTAGCTGATATTTGCTTTGTGTTAGGCAATGTACTAAAATGTATATGCATGTAGCATTGTAGCTGCTGCGATCCATCGACCATCGTCACGACATCACCACCGGTAGAAATAGGGAGATAAGTAGAGACAATTTTCCTATGATGACTGCAGTAGAAGGTCAGATAAAAAAAAGACGCATCGCGGCAATTTAATTTAAACCACATTGTATGTAATTAATTTCCAATGACAAGCCATTCATACTTaggttttctttctttcatatATGTAAAAGTGCTGTGCTGCTGTGCATGCATGCTATATGCAGATGGCTAGTGCAATTCTGGTTCTTGTGCAGTATTTAGATATGAAGAGGTAGCATCCTACGTCCTACTGCTAATCGAGATATCAGATGATATATAGTTATATAGAATTATAGATTGGCATATCTTGGAATCTCGTGATGGAATTCTGTTCACGATTAGTCTGGTTTGTGCAAGGGGACATGTGAAGTATGTTCAGCTTCTCTCGGTCCAGATTAGGACTGCTTTTGCTTTCTCTCACATTTATATTCTAGGTTGTTCATGTTGTATGCAGATGGCTGTTGCAATTATAGTGCTTGTGCAACTTTTCAGATTTGCTGTTAGCATCCCGATCGAAGTCCTGCTAATCTATACTAAAATTCTGAATGACAGAAATCTCAGGCTGAAATATTTAGTTTGTACATTGTCTGTATGCTTTACGCAATGAATAATCAGACTATGACTGTGGCACTGCTATTTTCGTGCAGATTATTTGTGAAGTAGCTAGCGTTAGCCGAAACCTATTTTTAGTTGCTGGTGAAGACACGTCTGTCGTCTGCATTGAAATCTATTTTTAGTTGCTGATGAAGACACGTTTGTACTGAAGGTGCCGAACCAAGTAAAGTTCTGAATGCTGGTGAGAAAGCGTGCAGACTTTCGCTCACAACCGAGGTCCCCGACTGCGGGCTGCCCATTTAAAACCTACTTCAAGCGAGCAATTTAGGTATAACACAGCAGAATAAAGCTAAGGAGCATAGCAAAGAACCACTTCAGGCGAGCAATTCTTTAAACAAAAAACTTCAAGCGAGCAATTTAGGTATGATAAGTTAATAACTTCAACCATCAAAATGTAGGTGTACAGCAAGCAAATATTTCCTCGTCTTTTCCTCATTTGACTATTTATAACCCAGAAGGTCAGACATCTAGAAAAATTGACATACAAAAATACCTGTGTTCACGTATGAAAGTAACATCACcgttcttttttttatatatatacaagCAGAACTGTCATGTACGAACAGTGTGAAGAGTCAATAGCATCAAATGCGAACGCACGGACTCGTATGAATTAGTATTACGCGGTTCCAACATTTAGACAAGGTAATGCATCCATGCACCAACAGGTAAGTTGcaattaataattaataaatGAAATATTGAAGCAATGTAGAACAAATATTATTCACTGACCACATGGGAGGTAGATATATACAATGCATGGCATAAGCTAGAGCCAGAATAGGAGCTTAAAGTAGTTTTGGTAATAATCAGCATGATACTGTGCAAATGCACCACAGGCAACTAGAAACCAAACTAAAAGAAACAAATTAATAAAAGAAACATTGCACATAAATTAATAAAACAAAACATCCAAGTCACTATCATACAAAGAATTAACTGATTACAACATCTGAACAAGCTATAACCATGCCTCATCAGGTCAATTGCAGCATTCTAAGAATGCAAAATCAAAGCAATACTTGTGTGCTTTATGTACCATATGGGAATCAGATATATAAATACATAACATAAATCAGATTAGGAGTCGAAAAAAGTTTCTAACAAAATATTCAGCATGATACTGTGCAAAATCTCAAAGACAGCTATGCACCACACAGACAACTGCACatataacaaaaataaaattgagTTACCAAAAAGGATTTGcacaaaaaaattgtaaaattcATGAACAGGTTCTAATGGAACTATCCGGACTAGTTTTGTTATGCATCTCTGCTTCGCCAGATGGCATTAGTCAGATGGACTTTAAAATCATGTGACGATTCAGAAAGTTGGATGCAAAATTACTACATCAAGGCACACCAAATCACAGTCAGCAATCAGCAGATATGGGACATGCTTGTTAGATATGCAAGTATTGCTCTTATTTGGTGGTTCACCACCGAGTTTTTATCCAATCATCACTTAGCTCATCAGACAATAAGCACACTCTccattgcaagttgcaactagGAAGATGGAGCAGCAGAGCCGGATGCCTCGGCAGGAGCTGCCTCATCATCCTTGTGCTTCACCATGCCCGAGTCGACCAGGATCGGGACCTCCGCCGCGAGCCACGGCGCGAGGCCGAGGCACAGCGCGTGCGCAATCCCGAACCTCGGGCAGTTCTTGGCCCACAGCGGCTTGAAGTGCACGGTGAGGCAGATCTTCCCTCCCCTGTACATCTGCGCCCACGAGCACAGCCATCCATCAGAACGCAAGTCGAGAATCCTTGCCCAAATCCAACAAATTAAGCAAGCATACAGGCAGTATCACAGTAATCAGTTCGTAAATCAGGTACCTTGTGGGTCTTGCCGTCGAGGGTGGGGAGCTCGATCTCGGGGGCGACCTGGGGGTAGGCAACGGGGATGTCGAACTGGAGGGGGAACTCGTAGCGGCGGAGGTTGTGGACGTACCAGCAGGTTCCCTCCCAGCGGGTGCCCTCCgggttggcggcggcgatgcggaaCCAGTCGTTGTCCTTGGCCTTGTTCACCGACGTGTAGGCGATCAGCGCGCGGTACTCCTCCTtcagccgctgccgccacgcctcGCCGTCCCGCGGACCCGCCCGCGTCGTCAGCAGCGGGATCTCTCCCACCGTGCTCTTCGTCCCCTTATCCCAACCCTCCATCGATTCGGCGGTGCTgtccggcggcgacgcggcggagaagagaaagaagatgCGCTGCGTGTGTGTGACGCGTGAGAGGCCGAGGCTTTTGGGGTAGTGCGGGCAAACCAGCCGGGACCAGGGCTGCTCAGATGGGCCGGCCCAAATCTCCGACTCGGACACGCGATGCAAACCGCCTCCGACTCGGCCACGGTCCACGACGAGTCCACGACTATATTTTTCATCGCACTGGGTGGGGCACGgcaccgcccgccgctcgcccacGGCCCACGCCACGCGCTTCCGGCTTCCCCAGACGCGCATTTTGCCCGGATCGctcgcttccgccgccgccg is a genomic window containing:
- the LOC117835771 gene encoding protein MOS2, encoding MEEKNKLSISIACKLRPAKPPSRPAAADDGPKPAPTAQFVTEFDPSPTLPPAAAPVVVPPLPNSVNFGPRKPSSLTTSQEEAALAAQSPACYGGPAFVLDNPALLHILGKKNPQRRPPSSCTFYGLTLPDAAVALLAGYGWSEGQCVGKSHRDRKEDTKAADRHRAGKHGFGYNPSELDPRKSRSGEWTFAANNKMTGNGTARKRGRDASDTTEEKDRNAGRRHNKISGEKRSRTTTKACEEERDGGQGNKALWLQSHIRVRVVSEKLGKRLYLMKGKVVDVVAPTACDVVMDDDLELVQGVEQGMLETVLPRTNGRVLVLYGKHKGVRGRLVEKDSEEEVGLVEDADSKAVVRVRFDQMAEYTVDLQLLGY
- the LOC117837584 gene encoding ubiquitin-fold modifier-conjugating enzyme 1, encoding MEGWDKGTKSTVGEIPLLTTRAGPRDGEAWRQRLKEEYRALIAYTSVNKAKDNDWFRIAAANPEGTRWEGTCWYVHNLRRYEFPLQFDIPVAYPQVAPEIELPTLDGKTHKMYRGGKICLTVHFKPLWAKNCPRFGIAHALCLGLAPWLAAEVPILVDSGMVKHKDDEAAPAEASGSAAPSS